One Neorhizobium sp. NCHU2750 genomic window carries:
- a CDS encoding 2'-5' RNA ligase family protein has translation MKTGHPLILTARIAEEDLEPFDRLRQAHFPSDRNFLRAHLTMFHRLPGEYEARIVNALNLAAERMPASTAEVSGVRHLGAGVAYMIACPALEAIRGALKSAFVSWLGSQDMQTWRPHITIQNKVPRAKADELHRDLCARFQPWSILIAGLDLWAYLGGPWQHLAFAPFGSRPQA, from the coding sequence TTGAAGACAGGCCATCCGCTCATTCTTACAGCCCGGATCGCGGAAGAAGACCTCGAGCCATTCGACCGGCTGCGACAGGCGCATTTCCCCTCGGATCGAAACTTCCTGCGCGCCCATCTGACGATGTTTCATCGGTTGCCCGGTGAATATGAAGCGCGGATTGTCAACGCACTCAACCTTGCGGCAGAAAGGATGCCTGCCTCGACAGCCGAGGTCAGCGGCGTCAGGCATCTCGGCGCAGGTGTCGCCTACATGATTGCTTGCCCGGCCCTTGAGGCAATCCGTGGAGCGTTGAAGAGCGCGTTTGTATCCTGGCTCGGCTCACAGGACATGCAGACATGGCGGCCACATATTACGATCCAGAACAAGGTGCCGCGAGCTAAGGCAGATGAACTTCACCGTGACCTGTGCGCGCGCTTCCAACCTTGGTCCATTTTAATTGCCGGGCTTGATCTCTGGGCCTATCTCGGCGGCCCGTGGCAGCATCTGGCTTTTGCGCCTTTCGGCTCCAGGCCTCAAGCGTGA
- the dinB gene encoding DNA polymerase IV encodes MTDTIQAVETTRKIVHIDMDAFYASVEQRDNPELRGKPLAVGGAAARGVVAAASYEARKFGVHSAMPSVTAARKCPDLIFVKPRFEVYRAVSQQIREIFAEYTPLIEPLSLDEAYLDVTENLKDMPIATEIALEIRARIKAVTGLNASAGISYNKFLAKMASDLNKPNGQAVITPKIGPVFVEQLAVKKFHGVGPATAEKMHRLGIETGADLKAQSLAFLTQHFGKSGPYFYGIARGIDNRQVRPDRVRKSIGAEDTFMQDIDDLDLAAAELRPLTEKVWGYCEGKGFSGKTVTVKIKYSDFTQATRSRTTALPFANGNEILEAATGLLATAYPFKRAVRLLGVTLSSLTNDQGEEGPEGQSQLDFGM; translated from the coding sequence ATGACAGACACGATCCAGGCAGTAGAGACCACTCGCAAAATCGTCCATATCGATATGGACGCCTTCTACGCCTCGGTCGAGCAGCGGGACAATCCGGAGCTGCGCGGCAAACCGCTGGCCGTCGGTGGTGCCGCCGCCCGCGGTGTGGTGGCTGCCGCCAGCTACGAGGCTCGCAAGTTCGGGGTCCATTCCGCCATGCCGTCGGTCACGGCGGCCCGCAAGTGCCCGGATTTGATTTTTGTGAAGCCGAGATTCGAGGTCTATCGGGCTGTGTCGCAGCAGATCCGCGAGATCTTTGCCGAATATACCCCGCTGATCGAACCCCTATCGCTGGATGAGGCCTATCTCGACGTGACGGAAAACCTCAAGGACATGCCGATCGCCACGGAGATCGCGCTGGAAATTCGGGCTAGGATCAAGGCCGTGACCGGCCTGAACGCATCCGCCGGAATTTCCTATAACAAGTTCCTCGCCAAGATGGCGTCGGATCTTAACAAGCCGAACGGCCAAGCCGTGATCACGCCAAAGATCGGCCCGGTCTTTGTCGAACAGCTCGCCGTCAAGAAATTCCATGGCGTTGGGCCGGCGACCGCCGAGAAGATGCACCGGCTCGGGATCGAGACTGGGGCGGACCTGAAGGCTCAGTCGCTGGCGTTTCTGACGCAGCATTTTGGCAAATCCGGGCCCTATTTTTATGGCATCGCCCGCGGCATCGACAATCGCCAGGTCCGGCCGGACCGAGTGCGAAAATCCATCGGCGCCGAGGATACGTTCATGCAGGACATCGATGACCTTGATCTCGCGGCGGCCGAACTGAGACCACTGACCGAGAAGGTATGGGGTTACTGCGAGGGAAAGGGATTTAGCGGCAAGACCGTTACCGTGAAAATCAAATATTCCGATTTCACCCAGGCGACGCGCAGCAGGACCACCGCCCTGCCGTTCGCCAATGGCAATGAGATCCTTGAGGCGGCAACCGGGCTGCTTGCGACCGCCTATCCGTTCAAGCGGGCCGTGCGTCTGCTCGGCGTCACGCTATCGTCGCTCACCAATGATCAGGGCGAAGAGGGCCCTGAGGGTCAGTCGCAACTGGATTTCGGGATGTAG
- a CDS encoding SOS response-associated peptidase codes for MCNLFRMEDKDHVAAWAKDVESLINLMPAYQMNPDQSGPIIRNTADGRRQLTNARWGLPSPIFVQKKAAEARADKMRAKGQAVDMDALIRMEPDRGVTNVRKLTLPHWKRWLGVEHRCIVPVTSFAEPDPGAQEPGGKVPNAWFARDEQKSLMFFAGIHVLGWQSVRKVKDGLTTDDLYGFLTTDPNGLVKPIHEKAMPVLLLTKEATATWLRAPWDEAKDLARPLPDDALIISSREPYGSSIVSKSGEPVTQGSLL; via the coding sequence ATGTGTAACCTTTTTCGGATGGAAGACAAGGATCATGTTGCGGCTTGGGCCAAGGATGTCGAGAGCCTGATCAACCTCATGCCCGCCTATCAGATGAACCCGGATCAGTCCGGGCCGATCATCCGCAATACGGCCGACGGCCGCCGGCAACTCACCAATGCACGCTGGGGCCTGCCCTCCCCGATCTTCGTCCAGAAGAAGGCGGCAGAGGCACGCGCCGACAAGATGAGGGCAAAGGGCCAGGCTGTCGATATGGACGCGCTGATCCGCATGGAGCCGGATCGCGGCGTCACCAATGTCCGGAAGCTGACCCTTCCCCATTGGAAGCGCTGGTTGGGCGTCGAGCATCGCTGCATCGTGCCGGTCACCAGCTTTGCCGAACCTGATCCTGGAGCCCAGGAGCCCGGCGGCAAAGTGCCGAACGCCTGGTTTGCGCGCGACGAGCAAAAGTCCCTGATGTTCTTTGCCGGCATCCATGTGCTCGGCTGGCAAAGTGTCCGCAAGGTGAAAGACGGCCTGACCACCGACGACCTCTATGGTTTTCTGACGACGGACCCGAATGGGCTTGTGAAGCCGATCCATGAGAAGGCCATGCCGGTCCTGCTGCTAACCAAAGAGGCAACCGCGACCTGGCTGCGGGCGCCATGGGACGAAGCAAAGGATCTCGCCCGGCCCCTGCCCGACGATGCGCTGATCATTTCGTCGCGCGAGCCCTATGGCTCCTCAATCGTCTCGAAATCGGGCGAGCCGGTCACGCAGGGTAGCCTCCTTTAA
- a CDS encoding ImuA family protein has protein sequence MTAARAPRGAVGVSDVIADLRERISALEGSSARKAGCLAFGVPEIDEKLPGGGLAYGALHEFAGGGAGTVDGAAAALCAAGIAARTKGPIVWCLTRPDLFCPALAQVGLHPDRVIFVESDRDEDVLANMEEGLSFGGLGAVVGELVRLPMVGSRRLQLAAEKTGTMALAVRRWRRQTEANDFGQPTASTTRWRVSVMPSEELPVPGVGRARWFLELMRSRAGECAEFLVRACDDQGRLDLSSGSADGSHSSRRSVHSA, from the coding sequence ATGACTGCTGCCCGCGCCCCAAGGGGGGCCGTCGGTGTCTCCGATGTGATTGCCGATCTGCGCGAGCGGATTTCAGCCTTGGAAGGATCGAGCGCGCGGAAAGCCGGCTGTCTGGCCTTCGGCGTGCCGGAGATCGACGAGAAACTCCCCGGCGGCGGCCTTGCCTATGGCGCCCTGCATGAATTTGCCGGGGGTGGTGCCGGGACGGTCGATGGTGCTGCGGCAGCACTTTGCGCCGCCGGCATCGCCGCGCGCACCAAAGGCCCGATCGTTTGGTGCCTGACGCGCCCGGATCTGTTCTGCCCGGCGCTGGCACAGGTCGGGCTACATCCGGATCGGGTCATCTTCGTTGAATCCGATCGGGATGAGGATGTTCTGGCCAATATGGAGGAGGGGCTCTCCTTCGGCGGCCTCGGCGCTGTTGTCGGCGAGCTGGTCCGCCTGCCGATGGTCGGCTCGCGCCGGCTGCAGTTGGCGGCCGAAAAGACAGGGACAATGGCACTGGCCGTCCGGCGCTGGCGCCGACAGACGGAGGCCAATGATTTTGGCCAGCCGACGGCTTCGACCACGCGCTGGCGTGTCAGCGTCATGCCGTCGGAAGAATTACCGGTACCGGGCGTGGGGCGGGCCCGATGGTTTCTGGAGTTGATGCGGTCGCGTGCGGGCGAGTGTGCTGAGTTTCTCGTGAGGGCATGTGATGACCAGGGTCGTCTCGATCTATCTTCCGGATCTGCCGACGGATCGCATTCGTCGCGCCGATCCGTCCATTCCGCCTGA